Within Streptomyces sp. NBC_00704, the genomic segment TCCCGGGTGGGAGGACACCTGGCTGGCCTACGGGCTGCGCGGGGCGTCCGCGACGTACCTCGCCCTGTGGCGGCGGGACCCGGCCGCGACCGGCCGGGCGGAAGCCCGCGACGGCTCGGCCCCCGCGGGCGCCGGCAGCCGGGCGGCGGCCCGTGACCGGCGCGCCCCGGCGGACGCCGGCAGCGACAGCCGCACACTCCGCGTCCCCCACCTGCTCGGCGCCCGCCCGCGCATCGAGTCGCTGTACCCGGCCGACTCCGACGCCACAGCCGACTGGAACGCGGCCGACGCGACCCTGACCGTGTCCCTGCCCCGCGCCGACACGGCAGTCCTGCTGCGACTCGGGACCACACCTCGGGAGTGACCCCCGAGCGACCGGAGTGAGCGGCCACGAGGACGCGCGTCCGTCATCCCCCCGGAGCGGCGCGAACCGCGAACCGGGCGCGTCACCAGGGCACCTCTCCCTCGTCGTCGAAGAAGCGGCCCGTCGGCCCGTCGGCCGGCACGGTGGCCAGCCGGATCGCGGCGGCCGCGCCCTGCTGGGGGGTGCGCACGCCCCGGAACGCGTTGAGGTCGGTCGCCGTGAAGCCGGGGCAGACGGCGTTGATCAGGATGTGCGTGTCGGCCAGTTCCTTGGCGTACTGCACGGTGACGGCGTTGAGGAACGTCTTCGACGGGGCGTAGGCGACGGAGATGGGACCCGTCCCGGCGCCAGGGGTGGTCTGGCGTGTGAGGGAGCCGACGCTGCTGGACACGTTCACGATCCGCGGCGACGGCGAGCGGCGCAGCAGGGGGAGCATGGCGTTGGTGACGCGGATGACGCCGATCACGTTGGTCTCCACGGCCGCCCGTACCCGGTCCACGTCGACCGTGGTGGGCTCCTGCGGTCCGCCGCCGGTGATCCCCGCGTTGTTGACGAGCGCGTCGAGCCGCCCGGTCCGCTCCTCGATCAGCCGAGCCGCCGCTGTCACGCCGGCGTCGTCGGTCACGTCCAGCGGCACGCCGAACGCGTCGACGCCGTCCGCGCGCAGCTTGTCCACGGCGGCCTCGCGCCGCTCCTCGTTCCGCGCGCCGATGCCGACGGACCAGCCGAGGGCGCCCAGCCCGGCGGCGATCTCGTACCCGATGCCCTTGTTGGCCCCGGTCACCAGCGCGACCTTCTGATGGTTCACGGTGTTCGTCTCACTCATGACGTCGATACTTCTCTCCCGTCGGGCAGGGCGTCCAAGACCGACCGGGTGGACGGCGATACCGCCCGGGTATCGCCCCTGGCCGGGCCGGTTAGGCTGGCGGGGTGGAGACACGTGAGCTGCGGTACTTCGTCGCGGTCGCCGAAGAGCTGCACTTCGGCCGGGCCGCGCAGCGGCTCGGGATCGCCCAGCCCCCGCTGTCGCGGGCGATCGGCGGGCTCGAACGGCGCCTGGGCACCCTCCTGCTGGAGCGCGGCAGCCGGGGTGTCGCCCTGACCGGGCCGGGGGCGGTGCTGCTGCGGGAGGCGCGCGCGGCGCTGGACGCCGTCGAGGCCGCTGAACGGCGTACCCGCCGGGCCGCCCTCGCGGCGACCGGCCGCCCCGCGGTGGTCCTGGC encodes:
- a CDS encoding SDR family oxidoreductase, giving the protein MSETNTVNHQKVALVTGANKGIGYEIAAGLGALGWSVGIGARNEERREAAVDKLRADGVDAFGVPLDVTDDAGVTAAARLIEERTGRLDALVNNAGITGGGPQEPTTVDVDRVRAAVETNVIGVIRVTNAMLPLLRRSPSPRIVNVSSSVGSLTRQTTPGAGTGPISVAYAPSKTFLNAVTVQYAKELADTHILINAVCPGFTATDLNAFRGVRTPQQGAAAAIRLATVPADGPTGRFFDDEGEVPW